Proteins found in one Quercus robur chromosome 2, dhQueRobu3.1, whole genome shotgun sequence genomic segment:
- the LOC126707683 gene encoding uncharacterized protein LOC126707683 codes for MSLSATEDDSASEIHIPADIDWHMLDKSKFFFLGAALFSGVSAALYPIVVLKTRQQVSPTPISCFKMSFAIMRHEGLRGFYRGFGTSLMGTIPARALYMTALEVTKSNVGTATVRLGFSDTTATAIANAAAGLSSAMAAQLVWTPIDVVSQRLMVQGCDSSSKNIIPNVSNKYNNGIDACRKIVCADGLKGLYRGFGISILTYAPSNAVWWASYSVAHRLIWGGFGCYMGKKEDALVNGNGCNFRPDSRATVAVQGLCAAMASGVSAIITMPLDTVKTRLQVLDGEENGRRRPLTVVQTVRNLVKEGGFRACYRGLAPRCASMSLSATTMITTYEFLKRMSTKRQEENRDLLRD; via the coding sequence ATGAGCTTGAGTGCAACCGAGGATGATTCGGCTTCAGAGATTCATATTCCAGCTGATATTGATTGGCATATGCTTGACAAATCAAAGTTTTTCTTTCTGGGTGCCGCTTTGTTTTCTGGTGTATCGGCTGCTCTTTATCCAATAGTCGTTTTGAAAACCCGGCAACAGGTTTCTCCCACTCCCATTTCTTGCTTTAAGATGTCCTTTGCCATTATGCGCCACGAGGGCTTAAGAGGCTTCTACAGAGGATTTGGTACCTCCTTGATGGGTACCATCCCAGCTCGAGCGCTTTACATGACTGCACTTGAGGTCACCAAGAGTAATGTTGGGACTGCCACTGTTCGATTAGGCTTCTCCGATACCACGGCCACGGCTATTGCTAATGCTGCTGCTGGATTGAGCTCTGCCATGGCTGCTCAATTGGTTTGGACCCCAATTGATGTTGTGAGCCAAAGACTAATGGTGCAGGGTTGTGACTCTAGCAGCAAGAACATAATCCCCAATGTCTCAAACAAATATAACAATGGTATTGATGCGTGTCGGAAGATTGTGTGTGCAGATGGGCTAAAAGGATTGTATAGGGGATTTGGGATTTCCATACTGACTTATGCACCTTCCAATGCGGTTTGGTGGGCTTCTTACTCTGTGGCACATAGGTTAATTTGGGGTGGTTTTGGTTGCTACATGGGTAAAAAGGAGGATGCTTTGGTCAATGGGAATGGGTGTAATTTTAGGCCGGATTCAAGAGCAACGGTGGCAGTGCAAGGGTTGTGTGCTGCTATGGCCAGTGGGGTTTCGGCTATAATTACTATGCCGCTTGATACAGTTAAGACAAGATTGCAGGTTTTGGATGGAGAGGAAAATGGGCGGAGAAGGCCACTTACAGTTGTGCAAACAGTTAGGAACTTGGTCAAAGAAGGTGGGTTTAGAGCTTGTTATAGGGGTTTGGCTCCAAGGTGTGCTTCAATGTCTTTGTCTGCAACAACTATGATCACTACCTATGAGTTTTTGAAACGGATGTCTACCAAGAGGCAAGAAGAGAACAGAGATTTACTTCGTGACTAG